A region of Legionella donaldsonii DNA encodes the following proteins:
- a CDS encoding AraC family transcriptional regulator, whose translation MASSQTLSSHLSLRSYQTEIASHSHDFAQLVLPISGALELQTGCHTGIVSTNTAAFIAPYEEHCFAASKENLFLVVDIKTPSLRSHATRMSSFLRLTPTTKKFLSFAQSYLMHEEHDAFCDYLVENLLFKLLGQTVASIEDHYVSKAKSWIEKHLAMPIDINKLSQVCHLSSSQLQRRFKRSTGQGLAEYWRHKRMSKAQQLLVSEHLSIETIAYEIGYENLPAFSRRFSQTFGMTPSQWREMMLTAKTMRA comes from the coding sequence ATGGCCTCTTCTCAAACCCTATCCTCTCATCTTTCTCTGCGTTCTTATCAAACTGAAATTGCAAGCCACAGTCATGATTTTGCTCAGCTTGTATTGCCTATTAGTGGTGCCTTAGAACTTCAGACAGGTTGTCACACAGGAATTGTCAGTACTAATACAGCCGCTTTTATTGCACCTTATGAAGAGCATTGTTTTGCTGCCAGTAAGGAGAATCTTTTTTTAGTGGTTGATATAAAAACGCCCTCTCTACGGTCGCATGCCACACGAATGTCTTCTTTTCTTAGGTTAACACCAACGACTAAAAAATTTCTCTCTTTTGCTCAAAGTTATCTTATGCACGAAGAGCATGATGCTTTTTGTGATTATCTGGTCGAGAATTTATTATTTAAATTGCTAGGCCAAACTGTAGCGAGTATTGAAGATCATTATGTATCAAAAGCCAAATCCTGGATCGAAAAACATCTTGCCATGCCCATTGATATCAACAAACTATCACAAGTATGCCACTTAAGTAGCAGCCAACTACAACGGCGTTTCAAACGCAGCACAGGCCAGGGTCTTGCAGAGTATTGGCGCCATAAAAGAATGTCAAAAGCACAGCAACTCCTTGTGAGCGAACACCTGTCGATTGAGACTATTGCCTATGAGATTGGCTATGAAAACTTACCTGCGTTTAGCCGTCGCTTTAGCCAAACCTTTGGTATGACGCCCTCTCAGTGGCGTGAAATGATGCTGACTGCAAAAACTATGCGTGCTTAG
- the groL gene encoding chaperonin GroEL (60 kDa chaperone family; promotes refolding of misfolded polypeptides especially under stressful conditions; forms two stacked rings of heptamers to form a barrel-shaped 14mer; ends can be capped by GroES; misfolded proteins enter the barrel where they are refolded when GroES binds), with protein MMAKELRFGDDARQKMLAGVNALADAVKATMGPSGRNVVLEKSFGAPTVTKDGVSVAKEIDFEDRFKNMGAQMVKEVAAKTSDTAGDGTTTATVLARAILVEGHKAVAAGMNPMDLKRGIDKAVTAVTKQLQSMSKPCKDGKAIAQVGTISANSDQAIGSIIAEAMEKVGKEGVITVEDGNSLENELSVVEGMQFDRGYISPYFINNQQNMSAELEHPFILLVDKKISSIRDMLSVLESVAKSGRPLLIIAEDVEGEALATLVVNNMRGIVKVCAVKAPGFGDRRKAMLQDIAILTNGQVISEEIGKSLEGATLEDLGTAKRIVITKENTTIIDGEGKESDINSRITQIRAQMEETSSDYDREKLQERVAKLAGGVAVIKVGAATEIEMKEKKARVEDALHATRAAVEEGIVAGGGVALIRAQKALDGLKGENADQDMGINILRRAIESPLRQIVANAGYESSVIVNKVAENKDNFGFNAATGQYGDMVEMGILDPTKVTRTALQNAASVASLMLTTECMVADLPKKDEGMAGAGDMGGMGGMGGMGGMGMM; from the coding sequence ATAATGGCTAAAGAATTACGTTTTGGTGACGATGCTCGTCAAAAAATGCTTGCTGGTGTAAATGCATTAGCTGATGCAGTAAAAGCAACTATGGGTCCAAGTGGACGTAATGTTGTTTTGGAGAAGTCTTTTGGTGCTCCTACTGTAACAAAAGACGGTGTATCTGTTGCGAAAGAAATCGATTTTGAAGATCGTTTCAAAAACATGGGTGCACAAATGGTTAAAGAAGTTGCTGCTAAAACTTCTGACACAGCCGGTGACGGTACAACGACTGCAACTGTACTCGCCCGTGCGATTCTGGTGGAAGGTCATAAAGCAGTTGCTGCTGGTATGAATCCTATGGATCTGAAGCGTGGTATTGATAAAGCAGTGACTGCAGTAACCAAGCAATTGCAATCAATGTCTAAGCCTTGCAAAGATGGCAAAGCGATTGCACAAGTAGGTACTATTTCTGCTAACTCTGACCAGGCTATCGGTTCTATCATTGCTGAAGCAATGGAAAAAGTAGGTAAAGAAGGTGTGATTACTGTCGAAGATGGTAACAGCCTGGAAAATGAATTATCTGTGGTTGAAGGGATGCAATTTGACCGCGGTTATATTTCTCCTTATTTCATCAACAACCAGCAAAACATGAGTGCTGAGCTTGAACACCCATTCATTCTATTGGTGGACAAGAAAATCTCTAGTATTCGTGATATGTTGTCCGTATTGGAATCTGTTGCTAAATCTGGCCGTCCTTTACTGATTATCGCTGAAGATGTTGAAGGTGAAGCGTTGGCTACACTGGTTGTGAACAACATGCGCGGTATCGTTAAAGTATGTGCTGTTAAAGCACCTGGTTTCGGTGATCGTCGTAAGGCAATGTTGCAAGATATCGCTATTTTGACTAATGGCCAAGTAATTTCTGAAGAAATTGGCAAGAGCCTTGAAGGTGCTACATTAGAAGATTTAGGTACTGCAAAACGTATCGTTATTACCAAAGAAAACACCACAATTATTGATGGTGAAGGTAAGGAATCTGACATTAATTCACGTATTACTCAAATCCGTGCGCAAATGGAAGAAACGTCTTCTGACTACGATCGTGAGAAATTACAAGAGCGTGTTGCCAAGTTAGCTGGCGGTGTTGCCGTTATCAAAGTGGGTGCAGCGACTGAAATTGAAATGAAAGAGAAGAAAGCACGTGTTGAAGATGCTCTTCATGCTACTCGTGCTGCAGTTGAAGAAGGTATCGTTGCCGGTGGTGGTGTTGCCCTGATTCGTGCACAAAAAGCCTTGGATGGTTTGAAAGGTGAAAATGCAGATCAAGACATGGGTATCAACATTCTGCGCCGTGCGATTGAATCTCCTTTACGTCAAATCGTGGCGAATGCTGGTTATGAGTCTTCTGTTATCGTTAACAAAGTAGCTGAAAACAAAGATAACTTTGGTTTCAACGCAGCGACTGGTCAATACGGTGACATGGTTGAGATGGGTATTCTTGATCCAACTAAAGTAACTCGTACTGCATTACAAAACGCAGCTTCTGTTGCTAGCTTAATGCTGACCACTGAGTGCATGGTTGCTGACTTACCTAAGAAAGATGAAGGTATGGCTGGTGCCGGCGATATGGGTGGTATGGGCGGTATGGGTGGTATGGGCGGCATGGGCATGATGTAA
- the groES gene encoding co-chaperone GroES produces the protein MKIRPLHDRVVVRRMEEERTTAGGIVIPDSATEKPMRGEIIAVGAGKVLDNGDVRALAVKVGDVVLFGKYSGTEVKVAGQELVVMREDDIMGVIEK, from the coding sequence ATGAAAATTCGTCCGTTACACGATCGTGTTGTTGTTCGTCGTATGGAAGAAGAGCGTACCACAGCTGGTGGTATCGTGATTCCAGATAGTGCTACTGAAAAACCAATGCGTGGCGAAATTATCGCTGTTGGCGCAGGTAAAGTGCTGGATAACGGTGATGTTCGTGCTTTGGCTGTCAAAGTAGGTGATGTAGTCCTGTTTGGCAAGTACTCTGGTACTGAAGTTAAAGTAGCTGGCCAAGAACTCGTTGTGATGCGTGAAGACGACATCATGGGTGTGATTGAGAAGTAA
- a CDS encoding carbohydrate porin yields MLFSILLPACDLHADSSKNPTISSPSLSNTTTETSAISSNPAAVNVTTGSGILQQLIQQQLGIKDNHGIDIKGAWFGDTNRLFTGGIPAAKKSTSNSVGLVDLTIDMERFNGWKGGLFSAQFLQQNAQNTNGQAGITQGYNSLPDVPPYNRSELYALWYRQGLFDDRLFIRLGKTITTLDFNNVIKPVQLERGVPNIPAVTSLIYTPVFINPAVDGIMPGYTNSAYGISATYTPVKEWYLSYGIFDGNLASGKQTGLTGPTFNGNYFQVGETGSAWLLGRKPGTLGLGLWHQAGLIRQNNLTETGATGVYLFGSQRLWYRHPGYDISGISAFYQYGINNSKVLSMKQSVGAGLTAFGLVANRSSDSMGAGFSLAWLNQRTTNRKKEVMFQWYYQAKLITNVYLEPAISYIPNPGQSKRLNSATAGTLRAIILF; encoded by the coding sequence ATGTTATTTTCAATTTTGTTACCTGCTTGTGATCTCCATGCCGATTCCTCCAAGAATCCAACGATCAGTTCACCATCCCTGTCAAATACAACAACCGAAACATCTGCTATTAGCTCAAACCCGGCTGCCGTTAATGTCACTACTGGCTCAGGGATTCTTCAGCAGTTAATACAGCAACAGTTAGGTATAAAGGATAATCATGGTATCGACATAAAAGGCGCATGGTTCGGGGATACAAATCGATTATTTACGGGAGGCATCCCTGCCGCGAAGAAATCTACATCGAATAGCGTAGGGTTAGTTGATTTGACCATTGATATGGAGCGATTTAATGGGTGGAAAGGAGGATTATTTAGTGCGCAATTTCTTCAGCAGAATGCGCAAAACACGAATGGGCAGGCTGGCATTACGCAAGGATATAATTCCTTGCCTGATGTTCCGCCTTACAACCGCTCTGAACTTTATGCACTTTGGTATAGACAGGGTCTTTTCGATGACCGCCTTTTCATTCGTCTAGGGAAGACGATCACAACCTTGGATTTTAATAATGTAATAAAACCCGTCCAGCTCGAGCGTGGTGTACCTAATATTCCGGCTGTTACCAGTTTAATTTATACCCCGGTTTTTATTAACCCTGCAGTGGATGGAATCATGCCTGGTTATACCAATTCGGCCTATGGCATATCGGCAACCTATACTCCGGTCAAGGAGTGGTATCTTTCTTATGGAATTTTTGATGGTAATTTAGCCAGTGGAAAACAAACAGGACTTACAGGGCCCACCTTCAATGGCAATTATTTTCAGGTGGGAGAAACAGGAAGTGCCTGGCTCTTGGGAAGAAAGCCGGGTACCTTGGGACTTGGATTATGGCATCAAGCAGGCCTTATCCGCCAGAACAACCTCACTGAAACGGGGGCAACAGGGGTTTATTTATTTGGTTCTCAACGCCTATGGTATCGCCATCCAGGATACGACATTAGTGGTATCTCAGCGTTTTATCAATATGGCATTAATAATTCGAAAGTATTATCCATGAAGCAATCAGTCGGAGCCGGCTTAACTGCATTTGGCCTTGTTGCTAACCGAAGTTCAGATTCAATGGGTGCAGGGTTCTCGCTGGCTTGGTTGAATCAACGAACGACGAATCGCAAGAAGGAGGTGATGTTTCAATGGTATTACCAAGCCAAGTTAATCACGAACGTCTATTTGGAGCCTGCAATTTCCTATATCCCTAATCCGGGACAAAGCAAACGTTTAAATTCTGCTACAGCAGGAACATTACGGGCGATCATATTATTCTAA
- a CDS encoding acetamidase/formamidase family protein has translation MLKKFQIFSFIISTLYVSSLMGETYRVPANSETTTLGLFTLDKPPVIKIRSGDAVSLETWNSCLHEMVFNKTTPADVAKFYVKHDIQKRRGMHTLTGPVYVEGAEPGDVLEIRILDIKLNDFGYNFLSPTQGILSEFTKPRIKYFKYDKQNNTTEFTKGVCLHLKPFPGIIAVAPPLDWPDGWPVNLQTQMGQPVSGQFNSVPPGPFGGNLDAPSLQAGSILYLPVFHKGALVWTGDSHAMQSNGEIDVTALETSYEGITLQFIVRKDLKAEGVFDKTKRNGSSLFTWPIIENSSEWMIVGLNEDLLEAMQLASKNAIEFLVRTQGFSPQESYQFLSMVGNFEIVEAVNVIKNVTVHIPKELFKGIGKTPTLCSEGSFPLKTPQINKNAPCQTQEGITVL, from the coding sequence ATGCTAAAAAAATTCCAAATTTTCTCATTCATCATCAGCACCTTATACGTTTCCTCACTTATGGGTGAAACATACCGCGTTCCAGCAAACTCCGAAACAACTACACTAGGTCTTTTTACGCTCGATAAACCGCCTGTCATAAAAATTCGCTCAGGGGATGCAGTCTCGTTGGAAACCTGGAATAGTTGCCTGCATGAAATGGTCTTCAATAAAACAACACCTGCAGATGTAGCAAAATTTTATGTCAAGCATGATATTCAGAAAAGACGTGGCATGCATACGTTGACCGGCCCTGTTTACGTCGAGGGTGCCGAGCCAGGCGATGTACTAGAGATTCGGATTCTCGATATTAAATTGAATGACTTCGGGTATAACTTCTTAAGTCCAACACAAGGGATTTTATCAGAGTTTACCAAACCAAGGATTAAATATTTTAAATATGACAAACAGAATAACACGACCGAATTTACAAAAGGAGTGTGTTTACACCTCAAGCCATTCCCGGGAATAATAGCCGTAGCCCCTCCGCTTGACTGGCCAGACGGCTGGCCAGTCAATTTGCAAACCCAGATGGGACAACCCGTATCTGGGCAATTTAACTCCGTCCCCCCTGGACCTTTTGGTGGCAATTTGGATGCACCCAGTCTACAAGCTGGCTCTATCCTTTATCTACCTGTATTTCACAAAGGGGCCCTGGTTTGGACTGGGGATTCACATGCGATGCAAAGCAATGGTGAAATTGATGTAACAGCCCTGGAGACATCCTATGAAGGAATCACGCTGCAGTTTATTGTACGAAAAGACCTTAAAGCAGAGGGTGTTTTTGATAAGACCAAACGAAACGGTAGTAGTTTATTTACTTGGCCTATTATCGAAAACTCATCCGAATGGATGATTGTAGGCTTAAATGAAGATCTTTTGGAGGCCATGCAACTGGCGTCTAAAAATGCTATTGAGTTTTTAGTACGCACTCAAGGCTTCTCTCCACAAGAGAGTTACCAGTTCCTAAGCATGGTTGGTAATTTCGAGATTGTTGAGGCAGTCAATGTTATCAAGAATGTAACCGTGCATATTCCTAAAGAACTATTCAAAGGGATTGGCAAAACGCCCACACTTTGTTCTGAGGGAAGTTTTCCACTAAAGACACCCCAAATAAATAAAAATGCTCCATGTCAGACTCAAGAAGGAATAACCGTTCTATAA
- a CDS encoding DUF423 domain-containing protein has protein sequence MKLILVLASILGLSSVMLGALESHVFGVMLTLKNAQRFGIALHYQQLYSILLVALSLYGLQRNPPKLLHLVCVIFLSGVLVFSGSLYALIFLAKPIFRYGTPCGGALLMLGWILLLLFSMFYKPHNGR, from the coding sequence ATGAAATTGATCCTGGTTTTGGCAAGTATTCTTGGCTTGTCTTCGGTAATGCTTGGTGCGTTAGAAAGCCATGTATTTGGTGTCATGCTAACGTTAAAAAATGCTCAACGTTTCGGTATCGCACTCCATTATCAGCAATTATATAGTATTTTATTGGTTGCACTCAGTTTATATGGTTTGCAGCGCAATCCTCCCAAATTATTACATCTTGTTTGCGTTATTTTCCTCTCAGGTGTTCTCGTATTTAGTGGTAGTCTTTACGCATTGATTTTTCTTGCCAAACCTATTTTTCGCTATGGGACTCCTTGTGGCGGAGCGTTGCTAATGTTAGGTTGGATCCTGCTCCTATTATTTAGTATGTTTTATAAACCGCACAATGGGCGATAA
- a CDS encoding response regulator, producing the protein MSELNAKGFTTKQETDDKTTSQHFPHVLLVEDNAIALRLLETLLKQAGCAFTSTMNAENGFDLIKKSKFDLIITDIGLPGMSGIELAIYIRDWEKDNNQKAIPIVGLTAHCLASSAYECIEAGMSQVFTKPMTPTILTGILSELVITTKENQHSKVIETKDRLSKEILLALEQFSLLDSNQGINNLGSIELLKESLELMMSELPLEKIKIQQAYEASAWDSLGDTILRMRSSAIYCGTARLQYACQYLQINQKAGDTTNFNTLYHHLLEVIETTQQSINDWLNQQK; encoded by the coding sequence ATGAGCGAACTCAATGCGAAAGGATTTACAACCAAGCAGGAAACTGATGATAAGACAACATCACAGCATTTTCCCCATGTCTTACTCGTCGAAGATAATGCTATCGCATTAAGATTACTTGAAACACTTCTAAAACAGGCAGGATGCGCATTTACCTCCACGATGAATGCAGAAAATGGCTTCGATCTTATCAAAAAATCCAAATTCGATTTAATCATTACAGATATTGGCTTACCAGGTATGTCAGGAATTGAGTTAGCCATCTATATTCGTGATTGGGAAAAAGATAATAATCAAAAAGCAATCCCTATTGTAGGCTTAACGGCTCATTGTTTAGCAAGCTCAGCTTATGAATGCATAGAAGCTGGCATGAGTCAGGTATTTACCAAGCCTATGACCCCAACGATTCTAACTGGTATCCTTTCCGAATTAGTTATTACAACGAAGGAAAATCAGCACTCAAAAGTCATCGAAACAAAAGACAGGCTCTCTAAGGAAATACTTCTTGCTTTAGAGCAATTTTCCCTACTTGATAGTAATCAGGGAATTAATAATTTAGGCAGTATTGAGTTATTAAAAGAATCACTCGAGTTAATGATGAGTGAGCTCCCACTGGAAAAAATCAAAATTCAGCAGGCTTATGAGGCAAGCGCTTGGGACTCTCTGGGAGACACTATACTTAGGATGAGAAGTAGTGCTATTTATTGCGGCACAGCCAGGCTCCAATACGCCTGTCAATATCTGCAGATTAATCAAAAAGCAGGCGATACAACAAACTTCAATACCTTATACCATCATTTACTTGAGGTCATAGAAACGACTCAACAAAGTATTAACGACTGGCTAAACCAACAAAAATAA
- a CDS encoding DMT family transporter, with product MAKNNDYFQGLFYLVLAQTMVGLNIVSSKYLVSSIPILYMLTLRFSLAAFILLPLHWLTPARRFTIKHHFSTLKKRDWLFIFAQALSAGVLFNCLMLLGLHYTDANMAGIITSALPATIALMSWLILGEKISAKTSLCILFATLGLVIIASNKFKGVGLNHSFFGDAIILLSLLPEATYYILCKLHSNRLPVFLISAFLNGLNALLLFPLLLFFSWSPAQLTSWDWVILLCLGLSSGLFYVFWSFGSQRVDGLLASLSTAIMPLATVILAWLLLGEQLTKMQCLGMSLVIFSIGIYARRN from the coding sequence ATGGCAAAAAATAATGATTATTTTCAGGGTCTCTTCTACCTTGTTCTAGCTCAAACCATGGTAGGACTGAATATTGTTTCATCAAAATATTTGGTTTCATCAATACCCATTTTATATATGCTAACACTGCGATTCTCCTTAGCAGCCTTTATTCTCCTGCCTTTACATTGGTTAACACCTGCCAGGCGATTTACTATAAAACACCATTTTTCAACACTAAAGAAAAGGGATTGGCTTTTTATTTTCGCGCAAGCACTCTCTGCTGGCGTTTTGTTTAACTGTCTTATGTTACTGGGATTGCATTACACAGATGCTAATATGGCAGGTATTATTACCAGCGCGCTTCCTGCGACGATTGCGCTAATGTCCTGGCTGATACTTGGCGAAAAAATATCTGCTAAGACAAGTCTCTGCATACTCTTTGCTACCTTAGGGCTTGTAATTATTGCCAGCAATAAATTCAAAGGAGTTGGCTTAAATCATTCGTTTTTTGGTGACGCTATTATTTTGCTTTCCCTTTTACCTGAAGCCACTTACTATATTTTATGTAAACTGCATTCAAACCGTTTACCCGTATTTTTAATTTCAGCCTTTCTGAATGGTCTTAATGCTCTGCTCTTATTTCCTCTGCTTCTCTTTTTTTCCTGGAGTCCTGCACAGCTCACCAGCTGGGATTGGGTCATTTTATTGTGTCTGGGTTTAAGTTCAGGCTTGTTTTATGTCTTCTGGTCTTTTGGCTCCCAACGCGTTGATGGGCTCTTAGCTTCTCTTTCTACAGCGATCATGCCACTCGCTACGGTAATTTTGGCCTGGTTACTATTAGGAGAGCAATTAACAAAGATGCAGTGTTTAGGAATGAGCCTGGTAATATTTTCCATTGGAATTTACGCTAGACGAAACTAG
- a CDS encoding MFS transporter: MNLFIDISLLKKNRHYALLYVGQFVSFIGTMITTVALPYQVYQLTHSSLMVGLLSLVQLIPLLITALLGGVFADKYNRRSLVIMSEACLVIGCALLTINAYIAHPSLTGIFVISSLMSAITGLHRPALESISQQLVLPGDYKALGVLVSFKYSFCMIVGPAIAGFIIAHLGIVATYCIDLLTFAISITSLFLMKNPPKPVAANTSSALAAIKEGVQFAWKRQELLGSYCVDFIAMVFAMPNALFPAIAQSLGGAQTLGLLYAAPAVGSLVISFVSGWTTRVKQHGKAIAIAAAFWGLTMVGFGLSTSLFWAFVFLTLSGAFDAISGIFRSVLWNHSIPHDYRGRLAGIEMISYLSGPRLGDTRAGYIASAAGITTAIVSGGFLCIAGVTLCCLCMPKFWKYQSDN; encoded by the coding sequence TTGAATCTTTTTATTGACATTTCCCTTCTTAAGAAAAACCGTCACTATGCCCTACTTTATGTCGGACAATTTGTATCATTTATTGGAACAATGATTACAACTGTTGCCTTACCTTATCAAGTTTATCAACTAACCCACTCATCGCTGATGGTAGGATTATTAAGCCTGGTTCAATTGATTCCTTTATTAATTACTGCACTGCTTGGTGGTGTATTTGCAGATAAATACAATCGCCGCAGTTTAGTGATAATGAGTGAAGCATGTCTTGTTATTGGCTGCGCCCTCTTGACTATTAACGCTTATATTGCGCACCCCAGTCTAACTGGCATTTTTGTTATTTCTTCATTGATGTCTGCTATTACGGGATTACACCGCCCTGCCTTAGAGAGCATAAGCCAACAATTAGTCCTGCCGGGGGATTATAAAGCTTTAGGCGTGTTAGTAAGCTTTAAATACAGTTTTTGTATGATTGTTGGACCTGCTATAGCTGGCTTTATTATTGCCCACTTGGGAATCGTAGCAACTTACTGTATTGACTTACTCACTTTTGCTATCTCGATTACCAGTTTATTCCTCATGAAAAATCCACCCAAGCCGGTTGCTGCAAATACCTCATCAGCTTTAGCAGCCATAAAAGAAGGAGTTCAATTCGCCTGGAAACGACAGGAGCTTTTGGGAAGTTATTGTGTAGATTTTATAGCGATGGTTTTTGCAATGCCTAATGCGCTATTCCCGGCAATTGCACAATCCCTGGGTGGTGCACAAACATTGGGTTTACTGTATGCAGCACCTGCTGTTGGTTCCTTGGTGATTTCTTTTGTCAGCGGTTGGACAACTAGAGTTAAACAACATGGTAAAGCGATAGCGATTGCAGCGGCCTTTTGGGGGCTCACCATGGTAGGCTTTGGCTTATCGACCTCACTTTTCTGGGCTTTCGTCTTTTTGACACTTTCTGGTGCTTTTGACGCAATCAGCGGAATTTTTAGAAGTGTTCTGTGGAACCATTCGATCCCGCACGACTATCGCGGCCGTTTAGCGGGTATTGAAATGATCAGTTATTTAAGCGGCCCCAGACTAGGGGATACCAGAGCAGGTTATATTGCCTCCGCCGCTGGTATTACCACCGCTATAGTCTCTGGCGGTTTTTTATGCATTGCAGGCGTCACTCTTTGCTGTCTCTGCATGCCAAAATTCTGGAAATATCAGTCTGATAATTAG
- the dsbD gene encoding protein-disulfide reductase DsbD, whose product MKKCLSFAALILASFINYASPLPAADVFQVQAKQIDPNTFTLNWQIKPGYFLYSDRIKLTEQPGSNIHLGTLRFPETLKKTDKRGRIYDIYRQQLSLPVPVLGEQPGETLINLYFQGCSDDGFCYPPETRSIKLTIDKNLALSQVDIETQLTQEQVETPQQPTNDIEAVLANNHGLMIILSFLGFGLLLSFTPCVLPMVPVLSGIIVGHGANISTRKAFFLSLSYVLSMSVTYAIVGAVVALLGANLQIAMQSPWIISLFSLIFILLALSMFGYYELRLPVSWQAKLAGASQRQGGGHYLSAAAMGCLSTLILSPCVTAPLIGALSYIAHTGNIILGSIALFFLGLGMGIPLLLIGMSAGKWLPKAGHWMNTVKTFFGVLLLAVAIYLLERILPSPLVMALWASLLVFSGIYCGALSPAHSKQAKFGQGLGILLLVYGLLVLVGASMGGSNPLQPLTGLRVTAAAEGNPLGSSHELVKTVDEVQQAIAKARGKPVMIDFYADWCSSCKLMEATTFKDPRVEKALKEFVILKVDITANNKQDKALLNQFNVVAPPTFLFLNKNGDEQENLRLVGETSANKFLQQLQEALAF is encoded by the coding sequence ATGAAAAAATGTCTCTCATTCGCGGCACTTATTTTAGCTTCTTTTATCAATTATGCTAGCCCTCTTCCTGCCGCTGACGTTTTTCAAGTCCAGGCGAAACAAATTGACCCGAATACGTTCACGCTTAATTGGCAAATTAAGCCAGGCTATTTTCTTTATAGCGATCGCATTAAATTAACTGAGCAACCTGGTTCCAATATTCATCTGGGTACCCTTCGCTTTCCCGAAACGTTAAAAAAAACCGATAAACGGGGTCGTATTTATGATATATACCGTCAACAACTGTCATTACCCGTACCCGTTCTAGGTGAGCAACCTGGGGAAACCCTGATCAATTTATATTTCCAGGGTTGTTCAGATGATGGTTTTTGCTACCCTCCCGAGACTCGGTCAATCAAATTAACAATCGATAAAAATCTGGCACTTAGTCAGGTAGACATCGAAACGCAACTAACTCAAGAACAAGTAGAAACACCACAGCAACCAACGAATGATATCGAAGCTGTATTAGCCAACAATCACGGGCTCATGATAATACTAAGCTTTTTGGGCTTTGGCCTGCTCTTATCATTCACTCCCTGCGTCTTACCAATGGTACCCGTACTATCAGGGATTATTGTCGGTCATGGGGCAAATATCTCTACTCGCAAAGCTTTTTTTCTCTCATTAAGCTATGTACTTAGTATGTCGGTTACCTACGCAATCGTCGGAGCTGTCGTTGCTTTATTAGGAGCTAATCTCCAAATCGCCATGCAATCACCATGGATAATCAGTCTATTTAGCCTGATTTTTATCTTGTTGGCGCTGTCCATGTTTGGCTATTACGAACTACGCTTACCGGTTTCCTGGCAAGCAAAACTAGCTGGCGCCAGTCAACGTCAAGGGGGAGGACACTACCTTAGCGCGGCTGCAATGGGATGTTTATCAACTTTAATCCTCTCACCCTGTGTTACGGCCCCACTGATCGGTGCTTTAAGTTATATTGCTCACACCGGAAATATTATTTTAGGCAGCATAGCCTTGTTTTTCCTCGGGCTAGGGATGGGAATACCGCTTTTATTAATTGGCATGTCAGCCGGAAAATGGCTTCCTAAAGCAGGTCATTGGATGAATACGGTCAAAACGTTTTTTGGTGTTTTGCTGCTTGCTGTTGCGATCTATTTATTAGAACGTATTCTTCCCTCTCCCCTGGTTATGGCTTTATGGGCAAGTTTATTGGTTTTTTCAGGGATTTATTGTGGCGCACTGAGTCCTGCTCATTCCAAGCAAGCTAAATTTGGCCAAGGATTAGGTATTCTATTACTGGTTTATGGTTTGCTGGTACTGGTGGGGGCAAGCATGGGTGGCTCTAATCCGCTGCAACCCTTAACTGGCTTGCGAGTTACCGCCGCTGCAGAAGGAAACCCTCTTGGCAGTTCGCACGAACTGGTTAAAACAGTGGATGAAGTGCAACAAGCGATTGCCAAGGCGCGAGGCAAACCCGTTATGATTGATTTTTATGCTGATTGGTGCTCCTCTTGCAAACTGATGGAAGCTACCACTTTTAAAGATCCCCGAGTGGAAAAGGCCCTAAAAGAGTTCGTCATATTAAAAGTAGATATCACCGCAAATAACAAACAAGATAAAGCGCTTCTTAACCAATTTAATGTCGTTGCACCACCTACTTTTTTATTCCTTAACAAAAATGGTGATGAACAGGAAAATTTACGTCTCGTGGGTGAAACATCAGCAAATAAATTTTTACAACAATTACAGGAAGCTCTGGCATTCTGA